One stretch of Deltaproteobacteria bacterium DNA includes these proteins:
- a CDS encoding YncE family protein has protein sequence MKSSLTFTGMLISTVLLLAFLIACRDDTLLSDGPELYVTNMGDGSISVIDTESGSVIDTINVGTNPGHISIIPSLNRAYVGDLGESRIHVINTITRTVETSITLSTTIGGGDVDAANEKVYFLDSPGTNMHVIDASSNTETADVTIGTNVQDIRINSTAGQAYVTDFTEGLKLIDLSDNSVLNTIAVADSPHGLAVDSTANIVYTTQVDGDTLSVIDVVAGSIGDTITVGTAPQWVALNSSRTKAYVTNEGDGTVSVIDISTGTVTDTLTVGTNPFFIIIDPGTDMAYVSNEGSNTVSVIDTSSNTVVNTISVGAQPIGLAINP, from the coding sequence ATGAAAAGTAGTCTGACATTTACGGGAATGTTAATATCTACTGTGTTGCTTTTAGCATTTTTAATTGCATGTCGTGATGACACCCTTTTGTCGGATGGTCCTGAGCTTTACGTGACCAACATGGGAGATGGTTCTATTTCGGTTATTGATACTGAAAGTGGTTCTGTTATCGATACGATAAATGTCGGAACAAATCCGGGGCATATAAGCATTATTCCTTCACTTAACAGGGCATATGTCGGTGATCTTGGTGAAAGCAGAATCCATGTTATCAACACGATTACACGAACGGTTGAGACATCCATAACCCTTTCGACGACCATCGGAGGGGGCGACGTTGATGCGGCCAATGAAAAGGTGTATTTTCTGGATTCACCGGGAACCAACATGCACGTCATAGATGCATCAAGCAATACAGAGACGGCGGACGTCACAATTGGCACCAATGTGCAGGACATCCGCATCAATTCCACAGCAGGTCAAGCCTATGTAACAGATTTTACTGAGGGCCTGAAGCTTATCGATTTGTCTGATAATTCCGTCCTCAACACCATTGCTGTGGCTGATAGCCCTCACGGGCTTGCCGTCGATTCGACGGCAAATATTGTCTATACCACTCAAGTCGATGGCGATACCCTTTCAGTCATTGATGTGGTTGCAGGGTCCATTGGGGATACGATAACCGTTGGAACCGCTCCTCAGTGGGTGGCTCTTAATTCATCGCGTACGAAGGCCTATGTAACCAACGAGGGTGACGGAACAGTTTCAGTCATCGACATAAGCACCGGGACTGTGACAGATACGTTAACAGTGGGAACAAATCCCTTCTTTATTATTATTGATCCCGGTACTGATATGGCATATGTAAGTAATGAAGGCAGTAACACCGTATCGGTGATTGATACCTCCAGTAACACTGTCGTTAATACAATTAGCGTAGGCGCCCAACCGATTGGGCTTGCAATTAATCCCTAA